One region of Camelina sativa cultivar DH55 chromosome 6, Cs, whole genome shotgun sequence genomic DNA includes:
- the LOC104790019 gene encoding uncharacterized protein LOC104790019 — MSNPLKESREDIITDSVVGHMREDNEYVRLVVAHEAAAAETVLSLSQSEVRSQKFMWWVKALGIFAVTLLLTFVFGKWGVPFVFQKVLIPILQWEATAFGRPTLAIVLVVSLALFPVFLIPSGPSMWLAGMIFGYGLGFVIIMVGTTIGMVLPYLIGLIFRDRLHQWLKRWPRQAAVLRLAAEGSWFHQFRVVAIFRVSPFPYTIFNYAIVVTSMRFWPYFFGSIAGMVPEAFIYIYSGRLIRTFADVQYGHQRLTTVEIVYNVISLIIAVVTTVAFTVYAKRALREIQNTEANEDEVVPVSKQARYEMKNVAQQEEDDNRRLP, encoded by the exons ATGTCAAACCCATTGAAAGAGTCAAGAGAGGATATTATTACAGATTCTGTTGTTGGTCATATGAGGGAAGATAATGAGTATGTTCGGCTTGTTGTGGCTCAtgaagctgctgctgctgaaacCGTGTTGTCTCTATCTCAATCGGAGGTGCGGAGTCAGAAATTCATGTGGTGGGTGAAAGCTTTGGGGATATTTGCTGTTACTCTCTTGCTTACGTTTGTTTTTGGCAAATGGGGAGTTCCGTTTGTGTTCCAAAAG GTTCTTATTCCAATTTTGCAATGGGAAGCAACTGCATTTGGCCGTCCTACGCTCGCTATTGTCCTTGTTGTTTCCCTGGCTTTGTTTCCTGTGTTCTTGATTCCTTCTGGTCCTTCCATGTGGTTAGCTGGGATGATTTTTGGTTATGGTCTGGGTTTTGTTATTATCATGGTTGGTACCACCATTGGCATGGTTCTTCCTTACCTAATCGGGCTAATCTTCCGTGATCGCCTCCAT CAATGGTTAAAAAGGTGGCCTCGTCAAGCTGCTGTACTTAGACTAGCTGCTGAAGGAAGCTGGTTCCATCAATTTAGAGTTGTGGCAATCTTTCGGGTTTCCCCATTTCCTTACACGATTTTCAACTACGCAATTGTCGTGACAAGCATGAGATTCTGGCCTTACTTCTTCGGATCCATAGCAGGAATGGTACCAGAAGCATTCATCTACATTTACAG TGGTCGGTTGATCAGAACATTCGCGGATGTGCAATACGGACATCAACGCTTGACAACAGTGGAGATAGTGTACAACGTAATCTCCTTGATCATTGCGGTTGTGACCACTGTTGCTTTCACTGTGTACGCTAAAAGAGCATTGAGAGAAATTCAAAACACAGAGGCTAATGAAGATGAAGTAGTTCCAGTAAGTAAACAGGCGAGATATGAGATGAAGAATGTTgctcaacaagaagaagatgataatcgGCGTTTACCTTAA
- the LOC104790021 gene encoding glutathione S-transferase Z1 isoform X2: MANSGAEKLKLYSYWRSSCAHRVRIALALKGLDYEYIPVNLLKGNQFDPDFKKINPMGTVPALVDGDVVINDSFAIIMYLDEKYPEPPLLPRDLHKRAVNFQAMSIVLSGIQPHQNLAVIRYIEEKINTEEKTAWVNNAITKGFTSLEKLLVSCAGKHATGDEIHLADLFLAPQIHGAINRFQINMEPYPTLAKCYESYNDLPAFQNAVPEKQPDAPSTN, from the exons ATG GCGAATTCCGGCGCAGAGAAGTTGAAGCTCTACTCTTACTGGAGAAGCTCGTGTGCTCATCGCGTCCGTATCGCCCTCGCTTTAAAAG GGCTTGATTATGAGTATATACCAGTGAATTTGCTCAAAGGGAATCAGTTCGATCCAG ATTTCAAGAAGATCAATCCAATGGGTACTGTACCAGCTCTTGTTGATGGAGATGTTGTCATTAACGATTCTTTTGCCATTATAATG TATCTGGATGAGAAATATCCTGAGCCACCTCTGTTACCTCGTGACCTCCACAAACGGGCGGTTAATTTCCAG GCGATGAGTATTGTCTTGTCTGGCATACAGCCTCATCAAAATCTGGCTGTTATT AGGTATATCGAGGAAAAGATAAACACTGAGGAGAAAACTGCTTGGGTTAATAATGCTATCACCAAAGGGTTCACAT CTCTTGAGAAGCTGTTGGTGAGTTGTGCTGGGAAACATGCCACCGGTGATGAAATTCACCTG GCTGATCTCTTTCTAGCACCACAGATCCATGGAGCAATCAACAGATTCCAGATTAACATG GAACCGTACCCGACTCTTGCAAAGTGTTACGAGTCATACAATGATCTTCCTGCTTTTCAAAATGCTGTCCCAGAGAAGCAGCCAGATGCTCCTTCCACCAACTGA
- the LOC104790021 gene encoding glutathione S-transferase Z1 isoform X1, with translation MANSGAEKLKLYSYWRSSCAHRVRIALALKGLDYEYIPVNLLKGNQFDPVYRFDLQDFKKINPMGTVPALVDGDVVINDSFAIIMYLDEKYPEPPLLPRDLHKRAVNFQAMSIVLSGIQPHQNLAVIRYIEEKINTEEKTAWVNNAITKGFTSLEKLLVSCAGKHATGDEIHLADLFLAPQIHGAINRFQINMEPYPTLAKCYESYNDLPAFQNAVPEKQPDAPSTN, from the exons ATG GCGAATTCCGGCGCAGAGAAGTTGAAGCTCTACTCTTACTGGAGAAGCTCGTGTGCTCATCGCGTCCGTATCGCCCTCGCTTTAAAAG GGCTTGATTATGAGTATATACCAGTGAATTTGCTCAAAGGGAATCAGTTCGATCCAG TTTATCGTTTTGATCTTCAAGATTTCAAGAAGATCAATCCAATGGGTACTGTACCAGCTCTTGTTGATGGAGATGTTGTCATTAACGATTCTTTTGCCATTATAATG TATCTGGATGAGAAATATCCTGAGCCACCTCTGTTACCTCGTGACCTCCACAAACGGGCGGTTAATTTCCAG GCGATGAGTATTGTCTTGTCTGGCATACAGCCTCATCAAAATCTGGCTGTTATT AGGTATATCGAGGAAAAGATAAACACTGAGGAGAAAACTGCTTGGGTTAATAATGCTATCACCAAAGGGTTCACAT CTCTTGAGAAGCTGTTGGTGAGTTGTGCTGGGAAACATGCCACCGGTGATGAAATTCACCTG GCTGATCTCTTTCTAGCACCACAGATCCATGGAGCAATCAACAGATTCCAGATTAACATG GAACCGTACCCGACTCTTGCAAAGTGTTACGAGTCATACAATGATCTTCCTGCTTTTCAAAATGCTGTCCCAGAGAAGCAGCCAGATGCTCCTTCCACCAACTGA
- the LOC104790020 gene encoding cinnamoyl-CoA reductase 1-like encodes MAKETVCVTGANGFIGSWIIQTLIEKGYTKIHASIYPGSDPNHLLKLPGSDSKIEIFEADLLDSDAISRAIDGCSGVFHVASPCTLDPPVDPEKELVEPAVKGTINVLEAAKRFNVRRVVITSSISALVPNPNWPERVPVDESSWTDLDFCKSMQKWYPVSKTLAEKAAWEFSEKHGINIVTIHPSTCLGPLLQPNLNASCAVLLQLLQGSTETQEHYWLGVVHVRDVAKGQVMLFEEPEASGRFLCTNGIYQFSEFAALVSKLFPEFSIHKFDKETQPGLTSCDDAAKRLIELGLFFTAVEDAVKETVQSLRDKGFL; translated from the exons ATGGCGAAAGAGACAGTGTGTGTGACCGGAGCTAATGGTTTCATCGGATCTTGGATAATCCAAACGTTGATTGAGAAAGGTTATACCAAAATCCACGCTTCGATTTACCCAGGATCCGACCCGAATCATCTCCTGAAACTACCCGGATCGGATTCTAAGATCGAGATCTTCGAAGCGGATCTCTTAGACTCCGACGCAATCTCCAGAGCTATCGATGGATGTAGTGGAGTGTTCCACGTGGCGTCACCTTGTACGTTGGATCCACCGGTAGATCCAGAGAAGGAGCTGGTCGAACCGGCGGTTAAGGGAACGATCAATGTGTTGGAAGCTGCTAAGAGGTTTAATGTCAGACGCGTGGTGATCACGTCATCTATCTCCGCCTTGGTTCCTAACCCTAATTGGCCGGAAAGAGTTCCCGTCGATGAGTCCTCGTGGACCGATCTCGATTTTTGCAAGTCGATGCAG AAATGGTATCCAGTTTCGAAGACATTAGCTGAGAAAGCAGCTTGGGAATTTTCGGAGAAGCATGGAATCAACATTGTGACAATCCATCCATCAACATGTCTCGGACCACTTCTGCAACCGAACCTAAACGCAAGCTGTGCCGTTTTGCTACAGCTTTTACAAGGCTCCACCGAGACGCAAGAGCATTACTGGCTCGGTGTGGTGCACGTGAGAGACGTGGCTAAAGGTCAAGTGATGCTGTTCGAAGAACCTGAAGCTTCTGGTCGGTTTCTATGCACTAATGGGATTTATCAGTTCAGTGAGTTTGCTGCTCTCGTGTCCAAGCTCTTTCCTGAGTTTTCTATTCACAAGTTTGATAAAGAGACTCAACCCGGGCTTACGTCTTGTGATGACGCGGCTAAGAGATTGATTGAGCTCGGGCTGTTTTTTACTGCTGTGGAAGATGCGGTTAAGGAGACGGTCCAGAGTCTTAGAGACAAAGGGTTCCTCTGA
- the LOC104793839 gene encoding uncharacterized protein LOC104793839: MKTAGAPPHRGGSSSCSSAYFYRSSSSCSSDSCRVLVVKMGGKSKKPQSSSFKDSEPEPPRIKSNVKHNLQLLKLWKEFQSRRSGTAKPATSYRKKKAEKDELPDDNELYRDPTNTLYYTNQGLLDDAVPVLLVDGYNVCGYWMKLKKHFMNGRLDVARQKLVDELVSFSMVKEVKVVVVFDALMSGLPTHKEDFAGVDVIFSGETCADSWIEKEVVALREXR, from the exons ATGAAAACCGCCGGAGCACCGCCGCATAGAGGTGGTTCCTCCTCCTGCTCCTCCGCTTACTTTTACCggtcttcttcatcttgctCCTCCGATAGCTGTAGAGTTTTGGTGGTGAAGATGGgaggaaaaagcaagaaacctcaatcttcttcttttaag GATTCAGAGCCAGAACCACCGAGAATCAAATCCAACGTTAAGCATAACTTGCAGCTTCTCAAGTTATGGAAG gAGTTTCAGAGCAGAAGATCTGGCACGGCTAAGCCAGCGACTAGTTAcaggaagaagaaagcagagaaaGACGAGTTACCGGATGATAACGAGCTCTACCGTGATCCTACAAATACGCTATACTA CACGAACCAGGGTCTATTGGACGACGCAGTTCCTGTTTTGCTTGTTGATGGTTATAATGTGTGTGGATATTGGATGAAGCTAAAGAAACATTTCATGAATGGAAGGCTTGACGTTGCTCGGCAGAAGTTAGTTGATGAACTTGTGTCCTTTAGTATGGTTAAAG AGGTCAAGGTAGTGGTTGTCTTTGATGCTCTCATGTCTGGTCTCCCTACTCACAAGGAAGACTTTGCAGG TGTTGATGTGATTTTTTCAGGAGAAACTTGCGCTGACTCTTGGATTGAAAAAGAG GTGGTTGCTTTGAGAGAAGANCGT